A portion of the Edaphobacter lichenicola genome contains these proteins:
- a CDS encoding glycoside hydrolase family 6 protein: protein MRHRFIRSITMRALVAAALLSSTFLAIKATAQTPTDRTLSTNARFFVPQPASGSIQQAIGLLEKFQLKNALLIAAMEATPQAVWLTGNTPAQTASTVTSTLREANFQRAIPTFVLYNIPGRDCGSYSAGGAENTADYEAWIDAIAGAVGNQKVVIMLEPDAIADLPSDCGYDPTQVDIPEAVANRYAQINYAITRLEQQPKTSVYIDAGNSHWQAVPVITQRLITAGVQQAQGFFSNVSNYNLSTYESKFDTWVSACMAFGMNPADGGWRLGNYSYCASQYYSPLGTVNPDDITTWVYTDEWFQQNMGSAVPITHFVIDTSRNGQGPFNAASYANPPYNQPSSVITTLNNGGWCNPPARGLGAPPTASTGIALLDAYLWVKTPGQSDGACDSAGGARAWDYSTYEPVGWPTTAAQQATFDPLWGLYDPIAGAWFPQQALDLAQRANPPLH from the coding sequence ATGCGTCACCGCTTCATCCGTAGCATCACCATGAGAGCGCTCGTAGCAGCCGCTCTGCTATCGAGTACTTTCCTTGCAATCAAGGCAACCGCGCAAACCCCAACAGACAGAACTCTCTCCACTAATGCTCGCTTCTTCGTCCCGCAACCCGCCAGTGGCTCCATCCAGCAAGCCATTGGCTTGCTCGAAAAGTTCCAGCTCAAAAACGCCCTCTTGATCGCCGCGATGGAAGCCACCCCGCAGGCGGTCTGGCTTACCGGCAATACCCCCGCGCAAACAGCCTCAACGGTCACGAGTACGCTGCGCGAGGCCAACTTCCAGCGCGCCATCCCGACCTTTGTTCTTTACAACATTCCCGGCCGTGACTGCGGCAGCTATTCCGCAGGCGGTGCAGAGAACACCGCCGACTACGAGGCTTGGATCGACGCCATTGCCGGAGCCGTCGGCAACCAGAAGGTCGTCATCATGCTCGAGCCCGACGCTATCGCCGACCTGCCCAGCGACTGCGGATACGATCCCACCCAAGTCGACATTCCCGAGGCCGTCGCCAACCGCTACGCCCAGATTAACTACGCCATCACCCGGCTCGAGCAGCAGCCAAAAACTAGCGTCTACATAGACGCCGGCAACAGTCATTGGCAGGCCGTTCCTGTCATTACTCAGCGCTTGATCACGGCTGGTGTTCAACAGGCTCAGGGTTTCTTCTCCAACGTGTCGAACTACAACCTTTCCACCTACGAGTCGAAGTTCGACACTTGGGTCTCCGCCTGCATGGCCTTCGGCATGAACCCTGCCGACGGTGGCTGGCGCCTCGGTAATTACTCCTATTGCGCCAGCCAGTACTACTCTCCACTCGGTACCGTGAACCCCGATGACATCACCACCTGGGTTTACACCGACGAGTGGTTTCAGCAAAACATGGGCAGCGCAGTCCCCATCACTCACTTCGTCATCGACACCAGCCGCAACGGACAGGGCCCTTTCAACGCGGCCAGCTACGCCAACCCGCCCTACAACCAACCCTCATCCGTGATAACGACCCTGAATAACGGAGGCTGGTGTAACCCACCCGCCCGCGGTCTGGGTGCTCCCCCGACTGCGAGCACCGGCATCGCACTGCTTGACGCCTACCTCTGGGTCAAGACTCCCGGCCAGTCAGACGGCGCATGCGACTCAGCAGGCGGCGCACGCGCCTGGGATTACAGCACCTACGAACCCGTAGGATGGCCGACCACTGCTGCTCAACAGGCTACCTTCGATCCGCTCTGGGGACTCTACGATCCCATAGCAGGTGCATGGTTCCCGCAGCAGGCGCTTGACCTTGCCCAACGCGCGAATCCTCCGCTCCACTAA
- a CDS encoding secondary thiamine-phosphate synthase enzyme YjbQ, with protein sequence MNQSVHNLEISTRGQRLYEVTSTINEWVSRQRMQTGLLTIFCRHTSASLLTQENADPTVRSDIEAYFHRLVPEDGPYDHDSEGTDDMPAHLKTSLTQVQLSIPVIGGRPVLGTWQGIYLFEHRVRPYRREIVLHLIGE encoded by the coding sequence TTGAATCAGTCAGTGCACAACCTTGAAATCTCGACGCGTGGCCAACGCCTCTACGAAGTCACGTCGACTATCAACGAATGGGTCAGCCGGCAGAGAATGCAAACTGGTCTTCTGACAATATTCTGCCGACACACATCAGCCTCACTTTTGACCCAAGAGAATGCTGATCCGACGGTGCGCAGCGATATCGAAGCGTATTTCCATCGTCTGGTGCCTGAAGATGGACCGTATGATCACGACTCCGAAGGGACCGACGATATGCCCGCACATCTGAAGACGTCACTGACTCAGGTGCAGCTATCGATACCCGTTATAGGTGGCAGGCCCGTATTGGGCACATGGCAAGGCATTTATCTTTTTGAGCACCGGGTACGCCCTTATAGACGAGAGATCGTGCTGCACTTGATAGGGGAATAG
- a CDS encoding alpha/beta fold hydrolase, whose product MVIEQGAGELSSLWWSVQDEIAKFASACTYDRAGFGWSDPVNAPRSVEDRARELHALLLNGDVQAPYIFVAHSYGGLIVRHYFREYPSEVAGLVLVDTPDESSLFKQDVLSFYSKARILNRLVGVVAQFGVLRLLSVCVSLDRFGFWLSKPSEYAALCDDLAFLDRVPAAMKVSERAGSLGSLPLTVITHGLPFPGPFAVLEQNWSEGQKQLASLSTDSVLIVAQNSNHMIQHDEPALVVDAIRRIHEKTEKGKPLV is encoded by the coding sequence GTGGTGATCGAACAGGGTGCTGGGGAACTTTCTAGTTTGTGGTGGTCTGTTCAGGATGAGATAGCAAAGTTCGCAAGCGCTTGCACGTATGACCGTGCAGGCTTTGGGTGGAGTGATCCGGTGAATGCGCCCAGAAGTGTCGAAGATCGTGCACGCGAACTTCACGCGCTCCTATTGAACGGTGACGTTCAAGCGCCATACATCTTCGTCGCGCACTCATATGGCGGCCTCATCGTTCGTCACTATTTTCGAGAATATCCTAGCGAGGTGGCCGGCCTTGTACTCGTAGATACGCCGGACGAGTCCTCACTCTTTAAGCAAGATGTTCTTTCCTTTTACTCAAAAGCGAGAATACTGAATCGGCTCGTCGGAGTCGTGGCTCAATTTGGGGTGCTACGCCTTCTGAGTGTCTGCGTTTCTCTCGATCGCTTCGGCTTCTGGCTCAGCAAGCCTTCGGAATATGCAGCGTTGTGTGACGACTTGGCATTTTTGGATCGAGTCCCGGCAGCAATGAAAGTCTCGGAGAGAGCCGGAAGTCTCGGATCTTTGCCGCTTACTGTTATAACGCACGGGCTTCCGTTCCCAGGGCCGTTCGCCGTTTTAGAGCAAAACTGGAGCGAAGGACAGAAACAGCTTGCTTCGCTTTCGACCGACAGCGTTCTAATCGTGGCTCAGAATAGCAATCACATGATTCAGCATGACGAGCCAGCGCTGGTCGTCGATGCGATACGACGTATTCACGAAAAAACTGAAAAGGGAAAGCCGTTGGTCTAG
- a CDS encoding TetR/AcrR family transcriptional regulator, protein MKKANATNLSSIASKRDRTRKKLIEAAASVIGEKGFDRASLEEIAAQAGMTRGAVYGNFENKEELFLAVVEAQWKPIMPPFKQGATPREQMRTLGRTVAAEARSRQNVAVLATAFQLYALTHEQTRAKMTERNAIAYEWIAKELVKIVPAKDLHMPAKDFVRILDVVTTGLLFTFFQTPELITERIFVATFESLVPR, encoded by the coding sequence ATGAAGAAAGCAAATGCTACAAACTTGAGTTCAATTGCGAGCAAGCGCGATCGCACGAGAAAAAAACTAATTGAGGCGGCCGCGTCTGTCATTGGCGAAAAGGGTTTTGATCGCGCCTCGCTAGAAGAGATTGCAGCGCAGGCAGGAATGACTCGAGGTGCTGTCTACGGCAACTTTGAAAACAAGGAAGAGCTATTCTTGGCAGTCGTAGAGGCACAGTGGAAGCCGATCATGCCCCCTTTCAAGCAAGGAGCCACCCCGAGAGAGCAAATGCGAACCCTTGGAAGGACCGTTGCGGCGGAAGCGCGATCACGGCAGAACGTCGCCGTGCTTGCGACAGCCTTTCAGCTTTATGCACTTACACATGAGCAAACGCGGGCCAAGATGACCGAAAGGAATGCAATTGCCTACGAGTGGATTGCCAAAGAGTTGGTCAAGATCGTACCTGCAAAAGACCTTCACATGCCTGCAAAAGATTTTGTACGCATTCTGGATGTTGTGACCACCGGTCTGCTGTTTACGTTTTTCCAAACGCCAGAGCTAATTACCGAAAGGATTTTTGTCGCAACCTTCGAGTCCCTGGTCCCTAGATGA
- a CDS encoding glycoside hydrolase family 28 protein: MDRREMLAAIASLGMSTLSTTAGAVPRSDGTRPAIFDPRSFGAVGDGRTKDTKSVQRAIDVCTAAGGGIVYLGPGTYLCGTVVLKSNVTLYLEAGAMLLGSGDIKDYQPGHLIYASGAQNVGLAGPGKIDGQGSAFWVHIERPAVSEDKLWSDAIHLDWTHTANHPSPMIEFEGCTDVRISDVFLCNAPGWTLRPFNCDRVQIRGIVIKNPIYSPNSDGIDPTGCQDVVISDCIIDTGDDAICLKSESLNGTPTRLSRNIVVTNCILTGCCNGFKFGTPTYGGFENITFSNSVIYSDDVPLPSRVIAGIQLSAVDGGWVDGVVISGIQMRRVRAPICLRRGTRHTDNVTPQNGMRGIVIDGLHATDAILTSSITGLPGLHVEDVRLSDIRIATVMSGKPEWVSHPVPEVAPDYPQSRMFGWLPASGLYVRHVHSLSMRDVSFSTPVEEWRPTLVFDDVQDLRCSGLQSTPAIKGEPMLQMGDVNGAWLSDTKAPQGARALLKLKSSKDILVSGCDLRGCAAVAEGDADGIRGEYNMLGKP; encoded by the coding sequence ATGGATCGCCGAGAAATGCTTGCAGCTATTGCCAGTCTTGGGATGTCTACACTCAGCACTACAGCCGGCGCCGTACCCAGGAGTGATGGCACACGTCCTGCCATCTTCGATCCGCGCTCATTCGGCGCGGTTGGCGACGGTCGTACAAAGGACACTAAATCAGTACAACGCGCGATCGATGTGTGCACAGCGGCTGGCGGAGGCATTGTGTACCTCGGTCCAGGCACTTATCTTTGCGGCACCGTCGTCCTCAAGTCCAACGTCACACTCTATCTTGAGGCGGGAGCAATGCTGCTTGGCAGCGGTGACATCAAAGACTATCAACCGGGTCATCTCATTTACGCTAGTGGCGCGCAGAATGTAGGATTGGCGGGCCCAGGCAAGATTGACGGACAGGGTTCGGCCTTCTGGGTTCACATTGAACGCCCGGCGGTATCGGAAGACAAACTGTGGAGCGATGCCATCCACCTGGACTGGACTCACACGGCGAATCACCCCTCTCCCATGATCGAGTTTGAAGGCTGCACGGACGTCCGCATTTCGGATGTCTTCCTCTGCAACGCTCCGGGATGGACTCTCCGGCCCTTCAATTGCGATCGCGTGCAGATCCGCGGGATCGTTATCAAGAATCCGATCTATAGCCCCAACTCGGACGGCATCGACCCTACCGGCTGCCAGGATGTAGTGATCTCGGATTGCATCATTGACACCGGAGACGATGCGATTTGTCTCAAGAGCGAATCGCTCAACGGGACCCCAACTCGCTTATCAAGGAACATCGTTGTTACGAACTGTATCCTCACCGGCTGCTGTAACGGGTTCAAATTCGGGACGCCGACGTACGGCGGGTTTGAAAACATCACCTTCTCGAACTCGGTCATCTACAGCGACGATGTTCCCCTACCATCACGTGTGATAGCGGGCATCCAGTTGAGCGCTGTTGATGGCGGCTGGGTAGATGGAGTCGTCATAAGCGGCATCCAGATGCGACGCGTGCGTGCGCCCATCTGTCTCCGCCGAGGTACGCGACACACGGACAACGTCACGCCGCAGAACGGTATGCGCGGTATCGTCATCGACGGCCTGCATGCCACAGATGCCATCTTAACTAGCTCCATCACCGGCTTACCAGGTCTGCATGTAGAGGACGTTCGCCTTTCGGATATTCGCATTGCAACCGTAATGTCGGGCAAGCCCGAGTGGGTGTCGCATCCGGTACCTGAGGTGGCGCCTGATTACCCGCAGTCGCGCATGTTCGGGTGGCTCCCTGCGAGCGGATTGTATGTCCGACATGTGCATAGTCTTTCCATGCGCGACGTATCATTTTCGACGCCGGTCGAAGAGTGGAGACCCACCCTAGTGTTCGACGACGTTCAAGACCTCCGGTGCAGCGGCTTGCAGTCCACACCTGCAATCAAAGGAGAACCCATGCTACAGATGGGGGACGTGAATGGCGCGTGGCTCTCAGATACCAAAGCTCCCCAAGGTGCGCGTGCACTTCTGAAACTCAAATCATCGAAAGACATCCTCGTTTCGGGATGCGATCTTCGCGGTTGTGCTGCTGTAGCCGAAGGCGACGCAGATGGAATCCGCGGCGAGTACAACATGCTGGGGAAACCATGA
- a CDS encoding TonB-dependent receptor, translating to MQIAEQMFKKSGLIRRRYGLPFLIRLIVIACLLPGTVMLAQLAGKGAISGNIGDPTGAAIPNAKVTVTNTATGVSVTTTSTGAGDYTFPSLDPGGYTIKVEALGFQTQQQQNVNVNALETTTYTPMLTIGTSSQTVTVSDAPPQLQTTNATLGRTLEAEMYSALPVEMGAFGSGDQRRATDFAQLLPGVQGNQTSGGATTNVGLVNGVGARGGTSAIYINGVPFTNVSGEGDPRFVWSAISVDAVAQFQVQTSGYSAEYEGEGVQNYNVKQGGNAYHGTVYEFFRNTALDTWGFIKSNNPITGLPQKPVEHQNEYGIAIGGPLIPVGSLREKLFYFGNYTGFRLSSTKPTILNYPSVAEQQGNFQGIAPIYDPNSETACTAFYASRCRYRFGYTHGATSASAQVPDGEPIDVIPTNEMSQVALALQGSLPNGQLINANPTNNYVSPNLKELHNFSTTHRIDFVASPKDVLTLMGAYGRQVSNVPVGLTNSTSNLGPLPYNYGQSYAPKTYVGIIQETHVFTPHLVNQFSYGFGRYVSPDPNANYQPQYSATHYGYGGAPAGQAAGAFPNVTFSGVDAPTAFAGYVGNVGIANSYELLDNAQWTLGKHSLAIGGMISWLQYNYTIAIGGSTPVIISNAVTETAEIQPNGAILGSTGVAYASFLLGQPDNVTLTQNSIPTTYARFRPISPYVQDTWKVTDKLTLDFGVRYDFFPTYREAHDVMSYFDPNLINPATGVGGGLNFTGHGSGTCNCHTPVSNYFKNIGPRLGLAYQVDPKTVVRSSYGVIYSHGNGVGGSSVSRNGTQTLGFSASPAFSANTTTYLTTAPLDAGVPAYAPAAGRGSGPEFGMGYTTTPGHTGSPSTVYYGDPYYGGRAPQFINYTLGFEHQWTKTFTSSISYVGSQGHFLQADGSNARGYWADQLDPKYLSLGSCLTNAVSSLATKTNAAGVNCQTALQQSGAAVPSWFNTTQQLQIALRPYPQYNVSDNYGQVSNAHYNALQAVANMRVSHGVTFMTSYTWGRSIDDSGTFRSGYAIPAAFSNTGRSYAADAIERSVSLINQPHHFVFTGVEHLPFGTGSLGGEHAWTRALLGGFEFSQIVQVFSGSPLAITATSCQTNPAQLTCMPTLNPAFAGSARATKHWSGFGPNIKPSVGSATVAPTGPFISTALTNSVYMPAFTFGNAPRTAAYGLTGPGFFGMDISLRRSFPLHITETTRLNLQADLYNVSNFVQFGNIVTTLGSSNFSTPTTQNNNPRQAQLSARIDF from the coding sequence ATGCAGATTGCTGAACAGATGTTCAAAAAGAGCGGCTTAATCCGCCGGCGTTACGGTCTCCCTTTCCTAATACGGCTCATAGTCATCGCTTGCCTGCTTCCGGGAACGGTCATGCTTGCGCAGTTGGCAGGGAAAGGCGCAATCAGCGGTAACATTGGCGACCCGACCGGCGCCGCAATCCCGAACGCCAAGGTGACGGTTACCAATACGGCCACTGGTGTCAGCGTGACGACCACCTCGACCGGCGCGGGTGACTACACGTTTCCTTCGCTTGATCCCGGTGGCTACACGATCAAGGTGGAAGCTCTCGGCTTTCAGACACAGCAGCAACAAAACGTCAATGTGAATGCTTTGGAAACCACAACCTACACCCCGATGTTGACGATCGGTACGAGTTCCCAGACAGTGACCGTGTCGGACGCGCCACCACAACTCCAAACAACGAACGCTACGCTTGGCCGTACTCTCGAAGCCGAGATGTACTCAGCGCTTCCAGTTGAAATGGGAGCTTTCGGCTCAGGTGACCAACGCCGTGCGACAGACTTCGCGCAACTACTTCCGGGCGTGCAGGGCAATCAGACCAGCGGCGGAGCCACAACGAACGTGGGTCTTGTGAATGGTGTAGGAGCGCGCGGCGGCACAAGTGCGATTTACATCAACGGTGTGCCGTTCACGAATGTTTCTGGCGAGGGCGATCCGCGCTTTGTCTGGTCGGCTATCTCGGTGGATGCCGTGGCCCAATTTCAGGTGCAGACTTCTGGTTACTCGGCGGAGTATGAGGGCGAGGGTGTCCAGAACTATAACGTTAAGCAGGGTGGCAATGCATACCACGGCACCGTGTACGAATTCTTCAGGAATACCGCTCTGGATACATGGGGCTTCATCAAGTCCAATAATCCAATTACGGGCCTCCCGCAAAAACCGGTTGAACATCAAAACGAATACGGTATTGCGATCGGCGGACCACTGATCCCGGTCGGATCCCTGCGTGAGAAGCTGTTCTACTTCGGCAATTACACCGGATTCCGGCTTTCCTCCACCAAGCCAACCATTCTGAATTACCCATCAGTGGCCGAACAACAGGGCAACTTCCAAGGCATTGCGCCTATTTACGACCCGAACTCTGAGACGGCCTGCACAGCGTTTTACGCGAGCCGATGCAGGTACCGGTTTGGCTACACGCATGGCGCAACTTCAGCCAGCGCACAGGTGCCCGACGGCGAGCCGATTGACGTGATCCCGACCAACGAGATGAGTCAGGTTGCGTTGGCGTTGCAGGGAAGCCTGCCGAACGGGCAGCTGATCAACGCCAATCCGACGAACAACTACGTCTCCCCTAACTTAAAGGAGTTACACAATTTTTCAACGACGCACCGCATTGATTTTGTCGCCAGTCCTAAGGATGTATTGACCCTCATGGGTGCTTATGGTCGGCAGGTAAGTAACGTTCCGGTCGGCTTGACCAATTCAACTTCGAATCTCGGCCCGTTGCCGTATAACTACGGCCAGTCCTATGCGCCGAAGACATACGTGGGGATCATCCAGGAGACCCATGTGTTCACTCCTCATTTAGTAAATCAATTTAGTTACGGCTTCGGTCGCTACGTTTCTCCGGACCCGAACGCAAACTACCAACCGCAGTATTCCGCAACGCACTACGGCTACGGCGGAGCCCCAGCCGGCCAGGCCGCTGGAGCTTTTCCGAATGTGACGTTCAGCGGCGTTGATGCACCGACCGCCTTTGCTGGCTATGTCGGGAATGTTGGGATCGCGAACTCATACGAGTTGCTCGACAATGCCCAGTGGACACTGGGCAAGCACTCTCTGGCGATTGGCGGAATGATCAGCTGGTTGCAGTACAACTACACAATCGCTATCGGGGGATCTACGCCGGTAATCATCAGCAATGCGGTTACGGAGACGGCTGAAATTCAGCCCAATGGCGCAATCCTCGGATCGACCGGTGTAGCGTACGCGAGTTTTCTGCTCGGGCAACCCGACAACGTGACATTGACCCAAAACTCCATTCCAACAACCTATGCGCGGTTTCGGCCGATTTCGCCTTACGTGCAAGATACTTGGAAGGTTACCGACAAACTTACGCTTGATTTCGGTGTAAGGTACGATTTTTTTCCGACCTACAGAGAAGCTCACGATGTGATGAGCTACTTTGACCCCAATCTTATAAATCCAGCGACTGGGGTAGGTGGAGGGTTGAACTTCACGGGCCATGGATCAGGAACCTGTAACTGCCACACCCCGGTTAGCAATTATTTCAAGAACATCGGTCCGCGCCTTGGACTCGCGTATCAGGTCGATCCGAAGACTGTCGTTCGCTCAAGCTATGGGGTGATCTACTCGCATGGAAACGGCGTGGGTGGCTCATCTGTGTCGCGTAACGGCACGCAAACTCTTGGGTTCTCGGCCTCGCCCGCGTTTTCTGCGAATACGACCACTTACCTCACCACGGCTCCGCTTGATGCTGGTGTGCCAGCCTATGCTCCAGCCGCCGGCCGCGGTTCTGGCCCGGAATTTGGTATGGGGTACACGACGACCCCCGGACATACAGGCTCGCCATCGACGGTCTACTACGGCGATCCCTACTACGGTGGCCGTGCACCGCAGTTCATCAACTACACGCTTGGCTTCGAACACCAATGGACCAAAACTTTTACCAGTTCTATCAGCTACGTCGGCTCGCAGGGACATTTTCTGCAGGCCGACGGAAGCAATGCGCGAGGTTATTGGGCTGACCAACTGGATCCAAAATATCTAAGTCTCGGATCTTGTCTTACCAACGCTGTCTCGTCGCTGGCCACCAAGACTAACGCTGCCGGCGTCAATTGCCAGACCGCGCTGCAGCAATCCGGTGCAGCGGTTCCGAGCTGGTTCAACACGACTCAGCAGCTACAGATCGCACTCAGACCCTACCCGCAATACAACGTCTCCGATAACTACGGGCAAGTTTCGAATGCACACTACAACGCGCTTCAGGCGGTAGCAAATATGCGAGTTTCCCATGGGGTGACGTTCATGACAAGTTACACCTGGGGGCGTTCGATTGACGACAGTGGCACGTTTCGTTCTGGCTATGCAATCCCGGCCGCGTTCTCCAATACCGGTCGTTCGTACGCGGCGGATGCTATCGAGCGCAGCGTGTCTTTGATAAACCAGCCGCATCACTTTGTCTTCACCGGTGTGGAGCATCTCCCCTTCGGTACTGGCAGTTTAGGCGGTGAACATGCTTGGACGAGGGCTTTGCTTGGCGGGTTCGAGTTCTCGCAGATCGTACAGGTTTTCTCCGGTTCGCCGCTGGCTATTACGGCCACCTCTTGTCAGACCAACCCAGCGCAGTTGACGTGTATGCCAACGCTAAACCCTGCTTTTGCCGGCAGCGCACGCGCAACCAAGCATTGGAGCGGCTTTGGCCCGAACATAAAGCCAAGCGTTGGCAGTGCAACGGTCGCTCCGACCGGACCATTCATTTCAACGGCTCTGACCAATTCGGTGTACATGCCGGCATTCACGTTTGGCAATGCTCCTCGTACGGCAGCGTATGGTCTCACAGGACCTGGCTTCTTCGGAATGGATATCAGTCTTCGGCGTAGCTTTCCACTGCATATCACAGAGACGACCAGGCTGAATCTGCAAGCTGACTTGTACAACGTGAGCAATTTCGTGCAATTTGGCAACATTGTCACGACATTGGGCAGTTCGAACTTCAGCACCCCAACCACCCAAAACAACAACCCGCGCCAAGCCCAGCTTTCGGCTCGGATTGACTTCTGA
- a CDS encoding rhamnogalacturonidase: MPPYQNQGVVGDLSTSRNSVVDTRRRSLLKLSPFAIATAVTTIGHTSFAEAPEIATAGTFNVRTYGATGEGKTVDTPAINRAIEAVAAAGGGMLLFPSGIYLCFTIHLRSNVDLYLSQGCTILAADSPKAGESTGYNGGAYDAAESNAPWDAFQDYGHSHWQNSLFVGVDLANFSILGPGLIHGKGLSRGSASGQVAPGYSYFVAEQAGVGNKAIALKNCRNVILRDFSILKGGHFALLATGVDNLTIDNLRIDTDRDGLDIDCCRNVRVSNCTVNSPWDDGICPKSSYALGYARATENVTISNCFVTGAYQLGSVIAGTWQKFPEGKAPRNGRIKCGTESNGGFRNISISNCVIEGSKGIALETADGAIVEDIAISNITMRDIVDAPLFLRLNRRDRGPKDTMFPGSLRRVLISNIVSSNSAATTASVFSGIPGNTIEDVQVSGCYFQHRGLVHPSGPSKPLPDWRTRQVPEIEEGYPDPNRFGLTPSHGFFIRHFKHIAMSHVEIAPLNNDPRPAFWLEDVQRADFFAISAPSQPNFALRNVTDLRILWSRAATDTTLQNVINQTL, encoded by the coding sequence ATGCCCCCTTATCAAAACCAAGGAGTAGTTGGAGACCTTTCGACCAGTCGAAATAGCGTTGTGGACACACGCCGTAGGAGTCTACTCAAGCTTTCGCCCTTCGCCATAGCGACTGCGGTAACCACTATCGGTCACACCTCTTTTGCCGAAGCTCCGGAAATCGCAACAGCCGGGACGTTCAACGTGCGAACCTACGGAGCGACGGGCGAAGGTAAGACTGTCGATACGCCGGCCATCAATAGAGCCATTGAAGCCGTGGCCGCAGCAGGAGGCGGTATGCTCCTCTTCCCATCGGGGATCTACCTGTGCTTCACCATTCACTTGCGTAGCAACGTCGATTTGTACCTCTCGCAGGGCTGTACGATTCTCGCGGCCGACTCACCGAAAGCTGGCGAATCCACCGGCTACAACGGCGGAGCCTACGACGCGGCCGAGTCAAACGCTCCGTGGGACGCCTTCCAGGATTACGGCCATAGCCACTGGCAGAATTCCCTCTTCGTCGGAGTAGATCTCGCAAATTTTTCCATCCTTGGCCCAGGTCTCATTCACGGGAAGGGCCTCTCACGCGGGAGTGCTTCCGGCCAGGTTGCCCCGGGGTATTCCTATTTCGTTGCCGAACAGGCAGGCGTCGGAAACAAAGCGATAGCGCTTAAGAACTGCCGCAACGTGATTCTCCGGGACTTCTCTATCCTGAAGGGTGGACACTTCGCGCTCCTTGCTACAGGAGTCGACAACCTCACCATTGATAATCTGCGCATCGACACCGACCGGGACGGGCTGGATATCGATTGCTGCCGCAACGTGCGGGTTTCGAACTGCACGGTCAACTCACCGTGGGACGACGGAATCTGTCCGAAGTCGAGCTATGCCCTCGGCTATGCACGTGCCACCGAAAACGTGACCATCTCCAACTGCTTTGTCACAGGTGCATACCAGCTTGGCAGCGTCATCGCGGGCACGTGGCAGAAGTTTCCAGAGGGCAAAGCGCCGCGCAACGGCCGCATCAAGTGCGGCACCGAATCCAATGGGGGATTCCGCAACATCTCTATCTCGAACTGTGTGATCGAAGGCTCGAAAGGCATCGCCCTTGAAACCGCAGACGGTGCCATCGTCGAAGACATTGCCATCTCAAACATCACCATGCGTGACATCGTGGATGCGCCTCTGTTTCTGCGCCTCAACCGGCGCGATCGCGGTCCTAAGGACACGATGTTTCCCGGGAGCCTTCGGCGCGTGCTGATCTCAAATATCGTTTCGAGCAACTCGGCCGCCACGACTGCCTCGGTGTTCTCCGGCATTCCTGGAAATACGATCGAAGATGTGCAGGTGTCAGGCTGCTACTTCCAACATCGTGGACTTGTACACCCGAGCGGCCCTTCGAAGCCGTTGCCCGATTGGCGAACGCGGCAGGTGCCGGAGATCGAAGAGGGATACCCGGATCCGAACCGATTTGGCCTAACACCATCTCACGGCTTTTTCATTCGTCACTTCAAGCATATTGCAATGTCTCACGTCGAGATAGCACCGCTAAACAACGATCCGCGACCCGCGTTCTGGCTGGAGGATGTTCAGCGAGCTGACTTCTTCGCGATCAGTGCCCCGTCACAACCTAACTTCGCGCTCCGCAATGTGACCGATCTACGGATTCTCTGGTCGCGCGCTGCGACTGATACCACTCTTCAAAACGTAATCAACCAAACGTTATAG